The Rubricoccus marinus nucleotide sequence TGCGCAGCCGCAGCGCGTTGCCGATCACGAAGAGGTCCGAGAACACCATCGCGCCCGCGGCTAGCATGGGCGAGAGCAGCACGCCGAAGGCCGGGAACAGCACGCCTGCCGCGACCGGAATCAGGATCACGTTGTAGGCGAACGCCCAGAACAGGTTTTGCTTGATCGTGCGCAGCGTGGCGCGCGCGAGGCCGATGGCGCGGTCCACGCCCGCGATGTCGCCGCGCAACAGCACGATGTCGCCGGCCTCGATCGCCACGTCGGTCCCGGTCCCGATGGCGACGCCTGCGTCGGCCACCGCGAGGGCGGGCGCGTCGTTGATACCGTCGCCCACGAACGCGACGCGGCGGGCGGCGCCAGAGGCATCGGCGTTCTCGCCAGAGGCCTGGAGGCGGCGCACCACGTCGGCCTTGTCGGCGGGCAGCGTTTCGGCGTAAACCTCGGTGATGCCGAGTTGCCGCGCGACGGCCTCGGCCGTGCCTCTGGCGTCGCCGGTGACCATCGCGAGGCGGAGACCTCTGGCGCGGAGCGCGTCCAGTGCCTCGCGCGCGCCGGGCTTGATGGGGTCCGCCACGGCGATGAGCGCTTCGGCGCGGCCGTCCACGGCGAGCCAGACAGGCGTTTTGCCGTCGCGCGCGAGGGCGTCGGCCTGCGCCTGTGCCGCCTCTGGCGCGGAGATACCGAGCCGCTCCAACAGCCGCAACGCGCCGATGGCGACGCGCCGGCCGTCCACGTCCGCCTGCACGCCAAAGCCGGGAATGGCTTCAAAGTTGGTGGCGCTCAGGGTGCCGCGAGGGGCCGCGGGTTGAGAGGGCTCGCCGTCGCCTCTGGCGCCAGAGGCCGGGCCGGGCATTGCGCGCGCGCCGCTGCCAGCGGCCTCCACGATCGCCCGCGCAATGGGGTGCTCGCTGCCCTGCTCGACGACCGCCGCCAGAGGCAGGAGGTTGGCTTGTGGCGTCCCCGCGAGCGGGACCACGTCGGTCACGGCGGGGCGGCCTTCGGTGAGGGTGCCGGTCTTGTCGAAGAGGACCACGTCGGCTTCGGCGAGGGCTTGGAGGCCGGCGCCCTCGCGCACGAATACGCCCGCCTGTGCCGCGCGACCGGTCCCGACGAGGACCGAGATCGGCGTCGCGATGCCCATCGCGCACGGGCACGCGATGATCAGGACCGAGACGCTGGCGACGAGCGCGTACGTCAAGGAAGGGCTGGGGCCGATGAGGAGCCAGACCGCGAAGGTGAGCAGCCCAATGCCGAGCACGACGGGCACGAACACGCGCACCACGCGGTCCGCGAGCGCCTGGATGGGCGGCTTCGAGCCCTGCGCGTCCTCCACCATGCGGACGATCTGTGCCAGCGCCGTCTCCCGCCCGGTGTGGGTCGCGCGGACGAGCAGCGTGCCCGTCCCGTTGATGGTCCCCGCGGCCACGCGGTCGCCCGCTTCTCGTGCGACGGGCGTCGGCTCGCCCGTCATCGCCGACTCGTCCACGTAGGAGCGGCCCTCGATGACTTCGCCATCGACCGGGATCTTGCCACCGGGGCGGACGCGGACGGTCTCGCCGGGCAGCACGCTCGCGGCGGGGATCACGTCCTCCTCCATGCCGCGCACGACGACGGCCTCTGGCGGCTGCAGGTCCAAGAGCGCGCGGATGGCGCTCCCGGCGCGGCCTTTGGCGCGATGCTCCATAAAGCGGCCCGCGAGGATAAGCGTGATGATCGTCGCCGCGGCCTCGTAATAGACGTGGTCGGCGCCTGCGGGGAGCACCCCGGGCGCGAACGTGGCGACGACCGAGTACGCGTAGGCCGCACTCGTGCCGATCATGACGAGCGAGTCCATGTCCGGCGAGAGGCCGCGCAGCGCCGCCCAGCCCTTTTTGTAAAACCCGAGGCCGGGGCCGAACTGCACGGCCGTGCCCAGCGCAAAGAGCAGCAGTCGGATCGTCTGCATGCCCAGCGTGGCGTCCAGCCATGCCGCCAGAGGCGGGACCATCATCGGCACCATCTCCAGCAGCCAGATGGGAATGGTCAGCGCGACGGCCAGCCACAGGCGCCGCGCGAGCTTGCGGTCCTCGGCCTCTCGCGCCGCCGCTGCGGCCTGTGCGCTGCCGTCCGTCTGCACCGACGCGCTGTAGCCGGCCTTCTCAATCTTCGCGACCAACTCGGCGTCAGTCAGGCCTCTGGCGCGGACCGTAGCGCGCTCGGTCGCGAGGTTGACGTTGGCGGCTTCGACGCCCTCGGCGCGGCTCAGCACGCGCTCGACGCGCGCTACGCACGAGGCACACGTCATGCCCTCGACGCGGATCGTGTGGGTTTCGGAGGCGTCGGCAGAGGCCTCTGCCGAGGGGGCGGGAGGGGAAAGAACATCGGTCATAGGGGGTGAACGCTCTGGACCCCGGTCCAGGGTTCCGCGCCGCCTCTGGCGCCAGAGGCCGTGAGAGCCTGGAGCCGCGCCACGTCCCGGGTGCCCTGGCTAGCTTCGCCTCCCACCTTCCGCCCCTGTGATCCCGCGCCCGCCCACGCTCTACCTCCTCCTCGTGGGGCTGTTGCTGGCGGCGGCGTGGACCTGGGGAGCCCTCGCCGAGCCGAGCGGCTGGGGCGACACCGAGGACTACACGGCGCAGGCCGACAACCTCCTCGCCGGCCGCGGCTGGTCCACCGACACGCCAGAGGCCACGCGCGACGATCCACGGCTCGCGAGCCGGCGCCTACCGGGCTACGGGGCGCTGTTGGCGCCGATCCGCGCCGTCAGCCGCGCGCCTGAGCTTCTGGCGCTGGTCCAGAGCCTTCTCGCGCTGGGCCTCGCGTGGGGCCTCTGGCGCGTCGCCGCGCGTCTCGGGCCAGACCGCTGGCGGCCTCTGGCGCTCGGCATCGCGCTCGCGCCCGCATGGTGGATCGCGGCGCAGGTGCCGCTGGCGGATCTCCCATTCGCGGCGCTCCTGTTCGTCGCGACCGAGCGCGTTGTCGCGTTTTCGGAGCGCCAGAGGCCGCGCGATCTGGCGCTCGTGCATGTCGTCCTGGCCGCCGCGTTCCTGCTCAAGCCCGTGCTGCTCTACTTCTGGCCCGTCGCCGCATCACTGACGGGCTGGATGCTGTGGCGCGCCCAACGCACGGCCTCTGGCGACGCCGCGCTCGCCTCCGGCCTCGCAGCACACGCTTCCGGCGCCAGAGGCTACTGGCCGGTCGCGCTGGCTTGGTTGATCCCGCTCCTCGCGCTGGGGTTCGCGGCCGCGCACGGCACGCAGACGGGCCACGCCGAGGTGACGAGCCTGCAAACGCAGAACCTCTGGCAGCAGAACGCCCGCCGCGCGATGCTCCGCACCGGCGACGAGGCCGAGTACGAGGCCACCGACGCGCGCCTGGCCGTGATCCCGACCTACGCCGAGCGCCAGAGGCGCACCGCGGCCACGGCGAAGGCCGCCGTTTTCGAGCGGCCGCTGGCGTACGCCGCCGTCCACATGACCGGCGTCGCCGCGTTCGCGCTCGATCCTGGCCGCTACGACCTCGCGCTGTTCTTCGAACTCCCCGTGGGATCGACCGGGGCAATGGACGCGGCCTCGCGCGGGGCCGCGCCTCTGGCGAGATTCCTGGGCAACCAGCCGTGGCCTCTGGCGCTCGTGCTCGGGCTCCTCACGCTCTGGAACGCGGCGGTCGCCGTCGCCTTTCTCGTGTGGTGCTGGCGCGGGCCGGTCTCCCCCGAGGTGCGCGCGTGGTGCTTCCTGCTCGTCGCCTACGTCGCGTTCGTGACCGGGCCGGTGGGCGCGGCGCGGTACCGGCTGGCCGTCGTCCCGATCCTCCTTCTCGCGCTTCCCTGGGCGTGGGACCAGTTCCGCTCCCGCTTCCGACACCCCGCCGCATGAGCCAGCCGAAAACCGCCGTCGTGATCGGCGCCGGACCCGCGGGGCTGACGGCCGCGCTCGAACTCTCCCGCCGCACGGACCTGAAGGTGGTCGTGCTGGAAGCCACCGACGCGATCGGCGGGATCTCGCAGACGGTCGTCCACGAGGGCAACCGCATCGACATCGGCGGGCACCGCTTTTTCAGCAAGTCCGACCGCGTGATGCACTGGTGGCTGGACGTGCTCCCGCCAGAGGCCTCGGGCGTGGCGGACATCGCGTACCAGGGCAAGTCCCGCGAGATCGCGCTGGAGAGCGCTGGGCCTCTGGCGCCGGAGGTGCCCGCGATGATGCTCCGCCCACGCCTCTCGCGCATCGTCCACGGTGGGCACTTTTTCGACTACCCGATCTCGCTCTCGCCCGCCACGCTCCGCAAGCTCGGCGTGCGCCGCACGGCCCGCATCGGCGGCTCTTACGTGCGCCAGAGGCTCCGCCGCAAGAGGCCGGTCGTCACGCTGGAGGACTTCTTTATCGACCGCTTCGGGCACGAGCTCTACGCCACGTTTTTCCGCGACTACACGGAGAAAGTCTGGGGCGTGCCGTGCGATGAGATCCCGGCCGAGTGGGGCGCGCAGCGCGTCAAGGGGCTCTCGGTCACGACCGCCATCCTGCACTTCCTCCGCAACATCGTGGGGCGGGACAAGACGGCGGGGCAGAAGGGGACGGAGACGAGCCTGATCGAGCGTTTCTTGTACCCGCGCCGCGGGCCGGGCGAGATGTGGGAGGAGGTCGCGCGGCAGGTCGAGAACGCGGGCGGCGAGATCCGCTTCAACACCCGCGTGGACGAACTCGGCCTGGAGGATGGCCGCATCACGCGCGTTTCGGCGACCGCGCAAGAGGCCTCTGGCGGCGAGCGCGTCACCTTCGAGGAGCCCGCGCTGGTGGTCTCCACGATGCCGCTCCGTACGCTCGTCAGTTGCGTAGATGGTCCTGTCGCGCCAGAGGCCCGCGAAGTGGCCGAGGGGCTCGTCTACCGCGACTTTCTCATCGTGGGTCTGCTCATGGACCGCCTCGCGGGCGCCACGCCGCAGGACCCGGACTGGCTGGAGGACAACTGGATTTACATCCAGGAGCCCGGCGTGCGCGTCGGCCGCCTGCAGGTGTTCAACAACTGGAGCCCGTACATGGTGGCGGACCCGACCAAGGCGTGGGTCGGCGCCGAGTACTTCGTCAACGAGGGCGACGACCTCTGGCGCATGTCCGACGCCGACCTCGAAACGTTCGCCTCGGGTGAGCTGGCGGACATCGGCCTCGCCGCCAGAGGCGACGTGCACGGCAGCGTCGTCGTGCGGATGCCGAAGGCCTACCCGGCCTACTTCGGCACGTACGACCGCATCGGCGAGCTGCAGGCCTGGCTGGACGGGATCGAGAACCTCGCGCCGGTCGGGCGCAACGGCATGCACCGCTACAACAACCAGGACCACTCCATGCTGACGGCCATGACGGTCGTGGACCAGTGGGTGGCGGGCGCGCGCGATCCCGCCGCGGTCTGGCAGATCAACGCCGAGGAGGACTACCACGAGGAGAAGTAGGCGCGTCGCCAGAGGCCCGGGACGGCTTCGTATCGTGCGGCCTCTGGCGACCCGATTCCTGATCCCGAACGCGTCTGATGGACACTTCTCCCCCTGCAGAAGAGCCGACTGCTGAGCCCGAGGTCTCGGCCGACATGGTGGCGCAGCTGTTCTTCGACTTCCTCCGCCAGCTCTCGACGCTCTCGCTCGCGGCGGCGGGCGGCACGGTGACGCTTATGCAGACCGTGTTCGCGGACTCGGAGCAGCAGGCCGTCCTTGTCGGCGGCGTGATTGCGCTGTTCCTCGCGGCGCTTTTCGCGCTCCAAACGCAGCAGGTGCTCGTGGAGCGGCTCGCGCAGGGCACCCAGACGCTCAAGCCTGACGGCGGCTGGCTGGCGAAGCTCAAGATGAACCGCACGTCTGCCAACGAGCAGCGTCTGATGTACCTCGCGTTTGGCCTGTTCGGCGCTGGCCTCGCTCTCGTCGGCCTTGCTGTCGTCACCGACTTCCTCCTGTAGCCGCCTCTGGCGCCAGAGGCCGCCCTCGCGATGCCCCGTCAACTCACCCTCGTGGCGCTCTACGGCGAGAAGCGGAGCCCGGCGTTCGTGGAACTCGTCGGCACGTGCCAGCGGATCGCTGCGGGCGTTCTGGGTGAGGCGTTCACGCCCTACGCGATGGAGCAGGTGCACGCGACGATCGTCGGCCTGGAGCGGCACGCGGTGGGCGCGATTGGCAACGCCGCCTTTGCACAGCTTCGCGGGCGCGACGAGCCGATGGACATTGCCGGGTTCGTCCGCCACCTGCGGGCGAGCGCGCACCTCCCGATGCGCATCCAACTCGGAGGCTTCCGGGAGGGCGAGCTGCCCCACCTCAGCCGCGGTCCCTCGCCGTATGAAGGCTCCGTGGCCGTCCGAGGCGAGACCGCCGTCCTCGTCGGTTGGCCCGTTCCGCGCCAGAAGCCGGCGCGCGCTACGCAGGAAGTCTCTGGCGTCCGGCCGCTCGACTCTATCCGCCGCGAGGCGCAGCGCTTCGGCATCCTTCACCGATACCACCCCACGCCTGCGAGCACCGACGATGACTTCTTTTTCCGCATTGGTCTCGTCGCCTCTGGCGCGCCAGAGGCCCGGATGGCGCTCGCCGAGAGGCGCATCCGTGCGGCCATGAGTGAGCAGGCGCCGGTTACGTTCAGCGTCGGGCTCCACGATCTCTCGCTTGTCGCCTACACCGATACCACGTTGCCGCCAGGCTCCACGGAGTCCTGGCCGCTGACGGACCCCGGGCTCGACGCCGCGTTCCTCGCGGGCCTCTACGCGTAACCCGCCTGGCCTCTGGCGCCAGAGGCCAGGGCGCGTCAGGGCGCGCCCGTGGCCGCGGCCCGGATCGGCTCCGGCAGCGAAACCGGCCGGCCCGTCTCGCGCGAGACCCACACGATCACGCCGGTCATCTCGCACATGACCTCGCCGTCCACGAGCAAGCGGTACGGCTGCTTGAGCGAGGACCGGCCGGGCTCGCCGCCGAGCACCTGCACCTCGACCGTCGCCGGGTGCACGATGGGCCGCTTGAAGTCGGCGGAGATGGAGGCCAGGATGGGGCCGGACTCCGACCAGTCGCCGTCGAGCGCGCTGTGCATCCACTCGATGCGGGCCTGCTCGGCGTAGGTGAAGTAGCGCGCGTTGTTGACGTGGCCGAGGGCGTCCATGTCGCCCCAGCGGACGGGGATGCGGGACGTGTGGAGGATGGGGAGGTCTGTCATGGGATGGGGGAGAGGGCGCCGCCTACGCGGCTCGTGCGCCAGAGGCTCCGGGCGCGCGCCGTGGCCCTCCGGGCGGGCCGCTGGCGCCCGAGGCCCGGCGTGGGACCGCACGGCGAATCCCGCCAGAGGCCTCTGGCGCCCCGCGTCCGCGCGAGTAGCTTCCGGCCGCTCCCCATAGCCCCCATGCGCGCCATCATCGTCGGCGCCGGAGACGTCGGCTACGACGTTGCCCGGATGCTCTCCCTCCAGCGTCACGACGTGACGGTTATCGACACCAACGCGGAGCGGGTCGCGAACGTCCGCGAAACGCTCGACGTGCTCGCCATCGAGGGGTCCGGCACGAGCGTGGCCACGCTGCACGAGGCGCGGATCCTGGACGCGGACCTCTTGGTGGCCGTGACCGACGTGGACGAGGTGAACATCATCGCCTCGATGATGGCCGAGCGCGTGGGGAAGTCCCCCGACGCGACCGTCACGATTGCGCGCGTCCGCTCCGGCGAGTTCACCGGCGACGACGCCGTGATGAAGCTCGCCGACTTCGGGATCGACCACATCATCCACCCGGAGCAGTCCACGGCCAACGAGGTCATCTCGCTGCTCCGCCGCGCCTCGGCGACCGACGTGGTGGACTTCTGCGGCGATCGCGTCCAACTCGTGGGCCTGCGCGTGGACCCGGAGTCGCAGGTGATCGGCATGACGCTGGCCCAGCTGGCGCAGGTGGGCAGCCACCTCGCGTTCCGCGTCATGGGCATCGCCAGAGGCGTCCGCACCATCGTGCCGAGCGGCAAGGCGACCATCCAGCGCAACGATCAGGTGTTCGTCCTCGTCCCGAGCGGGCAGGTCGGCCAGGTGGCACACCTGCTGGGCAAGGAAGCTGGCAAGCTCCGCAGCGCGATGATCCTCGGCGGCACGAACGTCGGCGCGCGCGTCGCCGCCGGGCTCGCCGTGCGGACGGGCCGAGGGCGCGACGCTTTTGAGATGCAGGTCAAGCTCGTCGAGTCCAGCCGTAGCCGCGCTGA carries:
- a CDS encoding heavy metal translocating P-type ATPase, encoding MTDVLSPPAPSAEASADASETHTIRVEGMTCASCVARVERVLSRAEGVEAANVNLATERATVRARGLTDAELVAKIEKAGYSASVQTDGSAQAAAAAREAEDRKLARRLWLAVALTIPIWLLEMVPMMVPPLAAWLDATLGMQTIRLLLFALGTAVQFGPGLGFYKKGWAALRGLSPDMDSLVMIGTSAAYAYSVVATFAPGVLPAGADHVYYEAAATIITLILAGRFMEHRAKGRAGSAIRALLDLQPPEAVVVRGMEEDVIPAASVLPGETVRVRPGGKIPVDGEVIEGRSYVDESAMTGEPTPVAREAGDRVAAGTINGTGTLLVRATHTGRETALAQIVRMVEDAQGSKPPIQALADRVVRVFVPVVLGIGLLTFAVWLLIGPSPSLTYALVASVSVLIIACPCAMGIATPISVLVGTGRAAQAGVFVREGAGLQALAEADVVLFDKTGTLTEGRPAVTDVVPLAGTPQANLLPLAAVVEQGSEHPIARAIVEAAGSGARAMPGPASGARGDGEPSQPAAPRGTLSATNFEAIPGFGVQADVDGRRVAIGALRLLERLGISAPEAAQAQADALARDGKTPVWLAVDGRAEALIAVADPIKPGAREALDALRARGLRLAMVTGDARGTAEAVARQLGITEVYAETLPADKADVVRRLQASGENADASGAARRVAFVGDGINDAPALAVADAGVAIGTGTDVAIEAGDIVLLRGDIAGVDRAIGLARATLRTIKQNLFWAFAYNVILIPVAAGVLFPAFGVLLSPMLAAGAMVFSDLFVIGNALRLRTA
- a CDS encoding NAD(P)/FAD-dependent oxidoreductase translates to MSQPKTAVVIGAGPAGLTAALELSRRTDLKVVVLEATDAIGGISQTVVHEGNRIDIGGHRFFSKSDRVMHWWLDVLPPEASGVADIAYQGKSREIALESAGPLAPEVPAMMLRPRLSRIVHGGHFFDYPISLSPATLRKLGVRRTARIGGSYVRQRLRRKRPVVTLEDFFIDRFGHELYATFFRDYTEKVWGVPCDEIPAEWGAQRVKGLSVTTAILHFLRNIVGRDKTAGQKGTETSLIERFLYPRRGPGEMWEEVARQVENAGGEIRFNTRVDELGLEDGRITRVSATAQEASGGERVTFEEPALVVSTMPLRTLVSCVDGPVAPEAREVAEGLVYRDFLIVGLLMDRLAGATPQDPDWLEDNWIYIQEPGVRVGRLQVFNNWSPYMVADPTKAWVGAEYFVNEGDDLWRMSDADLETFASGELADIGLAARGDVHGSVVVRMPKAYPAYFGTYDRIGELQAWLDGIENLAPVGRNGMHRYNNQDHSMLTAMTVVDQWVAGARDPAAVWQINAEEDYHEEK
- a CDS encoding acyl-CoA thioesterase, with product MTDLPILHTSRIPVRWGDMDALGHVNNARYFTYAEQARIEWMHSALDGDWSESGPILASISADFKRPIVHPATVEVQVLGGEPGRSSLKQPYRLLVDGEVMCEMTGVIVWVSRETGRPVSLPEPIRAAATGAP
- the trkA gene encoding Trk system potassium transporter TrkA, encoding MRAIIVGAGDVGYDVARMLSLQRHDVTVIDTNAERVANVRETLDVLAIEGSGTSVATLHEARILDADLLVAVTDVDEVNIIASMMAERVGKSPDATVTIARVRSGEFTGDDAVMKLADFGIDHIIHPEQSTANEVISLLRRASATDVVDFCGDRVQLVGLRVDPESQVIGMTLAQLAQVGSHLAFRVMGIARGVRTIVPSGKATIQRNDQVFVLVPSGQVGQVAHLLGKEAGKLRSAMILGGTNVGARVAAGLAVRTGRGRDAFEMQVKLVESSRSRAEALAEKLEGVLVLHGDPADIDFLAREGLAETDAVVAVTADEESNLVSCLMAKHLGVKKTVALLSKSSYIPVAQTIGLDAAVSQKLAVSREVLRFLRGAHVRSVATVQGLDAEILELVADPGSRITRGPLMTLKLPSGVLVGAVVGDRVEIATGQTVVQPGTRVIVFATPERVGDVEALFAGR